The genomic window TTAACGCCGCTTCGTTTGCGAGTGTATGTTTTTTCCGAATCGCGACGAGAATATAAGAAGAAATCGACAATAGCTCAAGCCCGACAAACAATGTAATGAGATCGCCGCTTGATGCCATCATCATTGCGCCGAGAAGCGCTGTTAAAAATAAGTAATAAAATTCACCACGATAGGCGATGCGCTCTTTTGGTTCATAATGAATCGAAAGCAACAACACGAGCGCACTACCAATCAGCAATAACGCTTTAAACGATTTGGCAAACGAATCGAGGCGGAACGTATCGCCTAAAATGGATGTGACATCACTCGTCCATAAACCGAGCAATGAAACGAATGAAACGGCGACGCCAACAAAAGCGAATAAACCAAGCAGTTGCCGATTTCGGTTTTCCGGCATAAATAGGTCGATGAGCGAGAGCGCAACGGCTACGCCGAGAATAATAAATTCCGGCATCATGACGCCCCATTCATAGCTAAGTAATGTTTCGAAATCCATCTCATCAACCCCCTAACCCGTTCATCATCGTTTCAATCGTCGTTTGTAGCGGCATCGCCAAGACGTTCGGATATACCCCGATGATGACAATAAGCAACAGTAAACTAATCGCTGGTACCCATTCTATGCCACGCAAATCGGAAACGTTTGTCACCTTTGTTTGCCCGAATGTCATGCCGAGAACAGCACGTAATAAATACACAGCTGTCATAATAATGCCGAGCGTACCGATCGCAGCGAGCAAAGGTTCTGCTTGAAATGCGCCAACGAACGCCATAAATTCGCTAATAAACCCAGACGTTCCTGGCAAACCGAGCGAAGCCATCGCCCCAGCAAGAATAAATCCTGATACATAAGGCATTGTTTTCGCCACCCCACCTAAACGAGCGAGCGTCGTCGTGCGCGTTCTTTCGTACATGACACCGACGAAGAAGAATAAAAACGCAGCGATAAATCCGTGTGACACCGCTTGGAAAATCGCTCCTTGTATTCCTGCCTCAGTGAGCGAACCGAGCCCGATTAATACAATGCCCATATGCGACACGCTCGAATAAGCAAGCACCATTTTAAAATCGGTTTGTCTCAGTGCTAAAAACGCACCGTACAACAAGTTGACGACACCTAAAACGATGAGCCATGTCGAAAATTGTTGGAATTGCCCGGGAAATAATCCGAACGCAAAGCGAACAAGACCAAAAGCACCAATTTTTAACAAAACTCCTGCGTGTAGCATAACGACAGATGGTGGCGCTTGTACGTGCACGTGCAACATCCAGCGATGAAGCGGCACGATTGGTAGCTTGACCCCAAAGGCGATGAGCAGCGCAAGAAACAACCCGTAGCGAAGCGCGTCGGAAATTGGCGAAATCGTTTGTGCCATCGGATCCGTTAATATGTGGTGCAGCTCAGCGATATTCGATGTGCCCGTGCGCGCAAACAAGACGGCAATGACGATCAATAAAACGGCTGAACCGAGCCCGTTATAAATTAAATAGCTATATGCCGCTTTTTCTTTTTCGAAATATCCCCATTTTCCGATGAGGAAAAACATCGGAATGAGCGTCAGCTCGAAAAAGATGAAAAAGAGCACAAGGTTGCTTGCGGCAAACACGCCGAGCATACCAATTTCAAGCAATAAAAATAGTTGAAAATATCCTTTCCATTCTTTTTGAATGGACATCGAAGCAATCGCAGCGAGCGTTGCTAAAACGGTCGTCAAAACGATCATAACAAGTGCAAAACCGTCAACATGAAGTTCATATGCGACAGTAAAATCTGTTTCCTTTAAAAATGGAAACTCGCCAAATTGAATCCATGACCGTTTTTCCGCTAATTTGCTTATATCATAGCCGTTTTGATATTGCCAAAACGCAAATAACGATAAACATAACGATGGCAACGTCGCTAAAACACCAAGCCATTTAATCGCTTTTTCTTGTTCTTTCGAAAGGAGCGAAAGAACGAGTATGCCTAAAAGCGGGGAGAAAATTAAGAGCGATAAAAAGTATGGCTGCATTATAAATACCCCCCTGTCACCGCAAAAATGACGACGAGAATCGCTAAAGCAACAATCGTCACCGTACCGTACATTTGTACTTGACCGTTTTGTAAACGTGAGCCGATGCGTCCAATGCCGCGCGCTGTTGCAGCAAATAGTTGAGCCACTCCTTCGATGAGGAAACGGTCGATATACTCAAACAATAAACTAATGAATGACGTTGCACGGATGACTGTCAATCCGTAAAACTCATCGATGTAATATTTGTTCATGAGCACATTGTACGTCATTGGAAAACGTGACGATAGCCAGTCGCGAGCAATGGCACGTTTACCATATATGAGCCATGCAAGAGCAATTCCGCATAAAGAAACAACGGTCGCTACAATCATAATCCAACTCGGACCTTCCATATGTGCATGCCAGTTCGTTCCTTCTGTCAACCACTCGCCTAAAAACGCTCCCCACGGTGTTTGAACGTAACCCGAAACGACGGCCAACGCACCGAGGACGATCATCGGAAACACCATGACCATCGGTGATTCGTGTACACCATCATTTGCCGTCCGCGCTTCTCCGGCAAACACGAGGAAAAATAAACGAAACATATAAAACGCTGTGAAAAAGGCAGCGATAACAGCGACAACAAATAAACCGACATGCCCGTGCGTCCACGCCGCAATTAAAATTTCATCTTTGCTGAAAAAGCCTGAGAAAAACGGAAATCCGCTAATAGCTAACGTTCCGATTAAAAAGAGCGGAGCGGTCCATTTCATTTTTTTCCATAACCCGCCCATTTGTTCAATGTTTTGCGTATGCACCGCATGAATGACACTACCTGCCGCTAAGAAAAGGAGCGCTTTAAAAAAGGCGTGTGTCATTAAGTGAAAGACGCCTGCCACGTACCCAGCAGAGCCGAGCGCTAACATCATGTAACCGAGCTGGCTAACAGTCGAATAGGCAAGCACGCGTTTAATATCCGTTTGCACTAAGCCGATGGACGCTGCAAAAATGGCGGTAAATCCTCCGACGTAAGCAACGGTCGTCATCGCAACTTCACTTGCTTCGTAAAGCGGAAACAGCGTCGCAACTAAATATACCCCGGCAGCAACCATCGTTGCCGCATGAATTAATGCCGAGACAGGCGTCGGCCCTTCCATCGCATCTGGAAGCCACGTATGAAACGGAAATTGACCGGATTTCCCGATCGCACCGATAAAAATGAGAATGGCGCTTAACGTCATGATTGTCGTTGAAACATCCCCTTGTTGTAACGCAGCAAAAATAGCTTCATATTCAAAACTTTTTACTTCAAGGAACAATAAAATCATGCCGATCAATAAGCCAACATCCCCGATGCGCGTCATAATAAACGCTTTTTTCGCCGCAGCTTTCGCTTCTTCTTTGTAAAAATAAAATCCGATGAGTAAGAACGAGCCGAGACCGACAAGTTCCCAAAAAATATACGTTTGCAGTAAATTTGGTGATACGACGAGCCCGAGCATCGCGAATGTAAACAAACCTAAGTAGGCATAAAATACCGGGAAGCGCTCATCACCGTGCATATATCCTTTCGCATACGTATGTACGAGAAAGCTAACAAGCGATACAACAACGAGCATGAGCGCATTGAGTGCGTTCACTTCAAAGCCGACAGTCAAATGCACATCCCCAATTGTCAACCATGTGTATGCTTGTTTATATGTTAGCTCCGTCCAGCGCTCGTACAACGTCCCGAGGGCGAAGACGAGCGAAAGAAGCGTCAACAACATTCCGACATACGCGCTTCGTTCTTTTAACTGCTTGCCCACAACAAGCAGCACAACAAACGAGACGAACGGAAAAAGCGGTATGAGCCATGCGTTTTCCATCATCGTTCAATCATCCCCTTTTTCAGGTGCATTTATATGTAACCCCTTTGTTTCCCATCCTTTATCGTTTCATCGAATCGACTTCATCAATATGAATCGTTTTGCGATTGCGGTATAACGCAATTAAAATAGCTAACCCGACTGCTGCTTCCGCTGCGGCAACAGTAATGGTAAAGAGCGAAAATACTTGACCTGTAATGCCTGGATTTACCCCGTATTTGCTAAATGCAACTAAGTTGACGTTTACGGCATTTAACATGAGCTCGATACAAATAAGCACAATGACTGTATTGCGTTTCGTTAACGCTCCGTACAATCCGATGCAAAACAATAAAAGCGCAAATACGAGATAGGCGGATAACGGTACATTCATTCTCCCGCCTCCTTATCATCTTTTTTCGCTAAAATGACCGCGCCAATGAGTGCGACGAGCAATAAAACGGACGCAAGTTCAAACGGAATGACGTACTTCGAATAGAGCGCGATTCCGATTTGTTCCGTATTTTTATCATGAAGCCCAACCGCTTCGCTGCCAAAGTCAAGCGTGCGAATGCCGATGTACATCACCGCACCAAAAGCAACCGTACCAAGTAGGGCGAATGCTTTTCGAAGCGGGCTGCCTGTCGATTGGCCGTCATCTTGATGACGCGTAAGCATAATCCCGAACAACATAATAATTGTAATCGCACCAGAGTAAATCAGTACTTGGACGGCCGCTACAAATTCAGCCGATAAAAGAACGTAAATGCCGGCGATACTGACGAACGTAAAAACGAGCGCGACGACCATATGAACAACTTTGTTTAAATTTAACATAAACACGCCGCCGCCAAGCGCAATGAGCGCAAGAACGAAAAATGCGAGATATTGTCCACTCATGGCTTATTCACCTTCCGCACGTTCGTATCGTTTTCATCAAGCCACGTTAAATCTTTAAATAATTCATCGCGGCTATATTCCGCTAATTCAAAGTTGTTCGTCATCACAATCGCCTCAGTCGGACATACTTCCGTACATAAATCGCATAAAATACAAATTTCAAAGTTAATGTCATACGTATCAATAATTTTTCCTTTTTTCGTCGGATCCGGATGTTTTTTGCCCGTCAGCTGAATACAGTCGGTCGGGCAAATGTTTGCGCACTGATTACAAACGATACATTTTTCCGGATAAAACTTTTGAATGCCGCGAAAGCGATCCGGAAGCGGAAGCGGTTCATTCGGATAATCGTACGTCACTTTTTCTTTTGTTAAGTTTTTCAGCGTATACGCTAATCCTTTCATTAAACCGAGCATTTCTGCCCACCCACCTTTTTATTTAAAAAAATAGTTGTTTCACAAGAGCTGTGACAAAAATATTGACGAGCGCAACAGGCAATAACACTTTCCAACCAAACTCCATCAATTGATCGGCACGCACACGCGGAAACGTAATGCGAAACCAAATAAATAAGAAGACGACAAGACTAAACTTTAACGCAAACCAAACGGCCCCTGGAATAAAGTCGAGAAACGGAAGCGGATGCCATCCTCCTAAAAAGAGCACCGTCGTTAATGCTGCCATCGCAAAAAAGTACACGTACTCTGCGAGCATAAAAAACGCCCAGCGGAATCCAGAATATTCAACATGGAATCCTGCAACAAGTTCCGATTCCGCTTCCGGCAAGTCAAACGGCGTTCGGTTTAACTCCGCCACAGCGGCAATAAGAAAAACGAGAAAGCCGATCGGCTGGACAACGATAAACCATACATCTTTTTGCGCTTCGACAATGTCGTTTAAGTTTAAGCTTCCCGACAACAAAATGACACCAATGACAGACATGACAAGCGGCACTTCGTATGAAATCATTTGCGCAGCTGCGCGCATGCCGCCAAGCAGGGCATATTTGTTGTTCGATGCCCATGCGCCTGTCACCACTCCGATTGTCGTTAATCCGGAAACGGCGATGTAATACAATAGCCCGACGCCAATATCAGCAAATTGCAACGCATCGGTAAACGGCAGTGCGGCAAGCACCATAAATGCAGGGGCAAACGCGATGACCGGTGCTAAAATAAACAACGGGCGATCGGCTGCTTTTGGAATCGTATCTTCTTTTAACAATAGCTTTAACACGTCAGCCACCGTTTGCAGCAACCCCCAGCGTCCTCCAACTTGGTTCGGACCGATGCGGCCTTGCATAAATCCCATCACTTTTCGTTCCGCTAAAATGCCATACGTGACAAATCCTAATACAACGAGCAATAGTCCAACGCCAATCGCAAAGAAAATGGCGACATTCGTCCAGCTTGGCGTCGACTGCAAAAGTTGTTCCATCATCATCCATCGACCTCCCCAAGCACGATATCAATCGCGCCAAGTATCGCAATTAAATTCGCGATATTTTCCCCTTTTAATAGTTTTGGAAGGATTTGTAAATTATAAAATGACGGTCGACGGAATTTTAAGCGATACGGCTCTTTTTTCCCGTCGCTCGCAATATAACAACCGATTTCCCCACGCGGTGACTCGATGCGCACATACGCTTCTCCCGGTGGCGCTTTAATAATTTTCGGCACTTTCGCCATAATCTCGCCGTCATCTGGAAACTGCTCGCACGCCTGCTCGATAATACGAAGCGATTGTTCAATTTCAGCAAGTCGGCACTCATAGCGCGCAAAACAATCTCCTTCTGTACGTACAGGAACATCGAAATCAAATCGATCATAAATAGAATATGGTTCATCTTTTCGTAAATCCCATTTCACACCAGTACAACGCAAATTGACGCCGCTTAGCGAATATGCTAACGCCTCTTCTTTCGTGTACTTGCCAACTCCGATGACACGGTTGCGGAAAATTTCATTTCCCGTGACAAGTTCATGGTAGCCTTCTAGCTGTTTGCGCATATATGGAACGAACTGTTTTACTTTATCAATCCATCCGTCTGGCGCATCCCATTTCACGCCGCCCACACGCATGTAGTTAAACGTTAAGCGCGCACCTGATAGTTCATTTAATAGATTAATAATCATTTCCCGCTCACGAAACGCATATAAAAACGGACTGACTGCACCAATATCAAGCAAATACGTTCCCCACCAAACGAGGTGGCTCGCAATGCGACCGAGCTCCATCGCAAGCACGCGTAAATACTCGGCACGCTCCGGCACTTCAATGCCCATCATCGTCTCTACTGCGTGACAAATGACGTAGTTGTTCGTCATCGCTGATAAATAGTCCATGCGATCAGTGTATGGGATGATTTGTGTATACTGCAAATTTTCTGCGATTTTTTCTGTCCCGCGATGAAGATAACCGATGACAGGAGTCGCTTCCTTAATGATTTCCCCATCGATTTTTAACACGAGACGAAACACGCCGTGTGTGCTCGGATGTTGCGGTCCGACGTTTAAAAGCATCTCCTCTGTTCTCAGCACGCCTTAACCCTCCATATCGTACGGCTCGTAATCTTTCCGAAGCGGATAGCCGACCCAGTTTTCCCCTAAGAAAATGCGAATGAGTTGCGGATGACCTTCAAAACGAATGCCAAGCAAATCATACGCCTCACACTCCGGCCAATTTGCTCCTGGCCAAAGCGGAACGAGCGAGTCAATGACCGGTTGATCGCGATCAATTTTTACTTTCAACGCAACTGATTGGCGATTTTTATACGAATATAAGTGCACATACACTTCCATATGCGTTTGAAAGTCTGTTCCGTGCAATTCTGATAAATAATCAAAACTTAGCTGCTCATTATATTTTAAAAACTCAGCCACTTTAAAATATGTATCTTTTTTTACAACGAGCGTCGGCACGTCTTTCGACAAACGATTGATGTAAGCGTTTTCTAATACATCTTTTCCGAGATGTTCTTCAATGACTTTAACGTATTTGTCGAGATATGGCTGATTTGGTGACGGCTTTTCCTCTTTTTCTTCAGCGACATCTGCACTTTTTGCTTTTGCTGCCGCTGCGGCTTTCGCCTTCGCTGCTGCCGCCGCTTTTTTCTTCGCCAATTCTTCTTCGCTTAATTCCCCTGACTCTGCCGCTTTTTGTTTCGCTAACGCTGCGGCTTTCGCTTTCGCTGCTGCCGCTGCTTTTTTCTTCGCCAATTCTTCTTCGCTTAATTCCCCTGACTCTGCCGCTTTTTGTTTCGCTAACGCTGCGGCTTTCGCCTTCGCTGCTGCCGCTGCTTTTTTCTTCGCCAATTCTTCTTCGCTTAATTCCCCTGATTCTGCCGCTTTTTGTTTCGCTAACGCTGCGGCTTTTGCTTTCGCCGCTGCCGCTGCTTTTTTCTTCGCTAGCGCAAGGTCTTCTTCACCTTCGAGCGGAGGCTCAGTTTGTTCCGCTGCTTGCTTCGCCGCAAGACGCTCTTTCGCTAATTGTTTCGCCCGTTCCGCCGCCTCTTTTTTTAGTTGCTGTAAATCTTTTTCATCCATAACTTACAGCACCTTCTTTCCTGTTTTCGCTTCGTAGCGAATTTTTTCTTTCAGTTTGTTAATGCCATAAATTAATGCAGCTGGATTTGGCGGACAGCCTGGAATATATACGTCAACCGGTACAATTTGATCGACACCTTTTACGACGCAATACGATTTTACATACGGCCCACCTGCTGTCGCACAAGAACCCATCGCAATCACCCATTTCGGTTCAGGCATTTGATCATATAAACGGCGAACGATTGGCGCCATTTTTTTCGTCACCGTTCCTGAGACGATCATGACGTCGGATTGGCGAGGCGACGTACGGAAAAAAGAACCAAAACGATCTAAATCGTAATGCGAAGAGCCAACCCCCATCATTTCAATCGCACAACAGGCAAGACCGAACGTGAGCGGCCATAATGAGTTGCTGCGCGCCCATGCTTTGAGCTGTTCTAACGTCGTTAAAAAAACGTTGCGACGCATTTCTTCCATTTCTTGATCTGATACGTTCAATAATTTTACATCCATTTTAACACCTTCTTCTTCCAAGCATACACAAGTCCAATCAACAACATGACGACGAAAATGAGCATTTCAATGAGCGCAAATGCACCAAGCTTTTCAAACGCCACCGCCCACGGATATAAAAATACAGTCTCTACGTCAAAAATGACGAACAATAACGCAAAAATGTAATACCGTATGTTAAACTGCACGCGTGAATCGTGGAACGGATCTAATCCGCTTTCGTACGTTGTTTGTTTCGCTGCATTTGGCGCATGTGGACGAAGAAAACGCCCCGCCGTGAGTGCAACGATTGGAAGTAAAATGCCTAAACAAAGAAACACAAAGACGACTACATAACTGTTTACATAAACGTTCAACGATGTCCCACCCCTTTGTGACTTTATACACATTTTTCAAAAACGTCATACTATTACGACTGTAACCGATAACATTATATCACTTCTTCACATATGTGTCGATAAAACTTGTTCCAAAAATAAACAAAAAAACCCTAAGAGACGATGCTCCTAGGGTTAAAAATTGCGATTCGCAACATTTAAACGGTTAATCGCACGACGTAAAGCTAATTCCGCCCGTTTATGATCAATATCATCTTGTTTCGCTTGCAAGCGGCGTTCAGCCCGCTCTTTCGCCGCTTTTGCGCGCGCAACGTCAATACTTTCTGCTCGTTCTGCTGCTTGCGCTAAAATCGTCACACGATCAGGGCGAACTTCTAAAAAGCCACCGCTCACCGCCACGAGCTCAGTCGCGTTTCCTTTTTTTAAACGAACCGCGCCAATTTCTAGCGGTGCGACCATCGGAATGTGCCCTGGCAACACGCCGAGTTCGCCGCTTTGCGCTTTAGCGCTTACCATTTCCACATCCGCTTCATACACTGGGCCGTCCGGAGTTACGACACTGACTTTAATCGTCTTCATGAAAAAATCCTCCTCGGTCCCTTATTAAACTTCTACGCCCATTTTTCTCGCTTTTTCAATTACTTCTTCAATGCGGCCAACTAAGCGGAACGCATCTTCTGGAAGATGGTCATATTTTCCTTCCAAAATTTCTTTAAAGCCACGAACTGTCTCTTTTACAGGTACGTATGAACCTGGTTGCCCTGTAAACTGTTCAGCGACGTGGAAGTTTTGTGATAAGAAGAACTGAATGCGACGAGCGCGATGAACGACAAGTTTATCTTCTTCTGAAAGCTCATCCATACCAAGAATGGCGATAATGTCTTGTAATTCTTTATAGCGTTGCAACGTTTGTTGCACTTTGCGCGCCACTTGGTAATGCTCTTCTCCAACAATTTCTGGTGAAAGCGCACGAGATGTCGATGCAAGCGGGTCTACCGCTGGGTAAATACCCATCTCTGATAATTTACGCTCTAAGTTTGTTGTCGCATCTAAGTGTGCGAACGTTGTCGCTGGCGCTGGGTCAGTGTAGTCGTCCGCTGGAACGTAAATCGCTTGGATCGACGTAACCGAACCGACAGCTGTTGATGTAATACGCTCTTGTAATTGACCCATTTCTGTCGCAAGTGTTGGTTGGTAACCTACCGCTGAAGGCATGCGTCCTAATAGGGCAGAAACTTCTGAACCTGCTTGCGTGAAACGGAAAATGTTGTCGATGAAGAACAATACGTCTTGTCCTTGCTCATCACGGAAATATTCCGCCATTGTTAATCCTGTTAACGCAACGCGCATACGTGCTCCAGGCGGCTCGTTCATCTGACCGAATACCATCGCTGTTTTGTTAATAACGCCAGAGTCTTTCATTTCATGGTACAAGTCGTTTCCTTCGCGCGTACGCTCACCAACGCCGGCGAATACGGAAATACCACCGTGCTCTTGCGCGATGTTGTTAATTAACTCTTGGATTAAAACCGTTTTTCCTACTCCTGCACCACCGAACAAACCGATTTTTCCACCTTTAATATAAGGGGCAAGAAGGTCTACAACTTTAATTCCTGTTTCAAGAATTTCAACTTGTGTTGAAAGTTGTTCGAATTTTGGTGCTGGACGGTGAATTGCATCGCGACGAGCGTCTGCTGGAATATCTTCCCCTAAGTCAATCGGCTCTCCTAATACGTTAAATACGCG from Anoxybacillus gonensis includes these protein-coding regions:
- a CDS encoding NADH-quinone oxidoreductase subunit M; translated protein: MQPYFLSLLIFSPLLGILVLSLLSKEQEKAIKWLGVLATLPSLCLSLFAFWQYQNGYDISKLAEKRSWIQFGEFPFLKETDFTVAYELHVDGFALVMIVLTTVLATLAAIASMSIQKEWKGYFQLFLLLEIGMLGVFAASNLVLFFIFFELTLIPMFFLIGKWGYFEKEKAAYSYLIYNGLGSAVLLIVIAVLFARTGTSNIAELHHILTDPMAQTISPISDALRYGLFLALLIAFGVKLPIVPLHRWMLHVHVQAPPSVVMLHAGVLLKIGAFGLVRFAFGLFPGQFQQFSTWLIVLGVVNLLYGAFLALRQTDFKMVLAYSSVSHMGIVLIGLGSLTEAGIQGAIFQAVSHGFIAAFLFFFVGVMYERTRTTTLARLGGVAKTMPYVSGFILAGAMASLGLPGTSGFISEFMAFVGAFQAEPLLAAIGTLGIIMTAVYLLRAVLGMTFGQTKVTNVSDLRGIEWVPAISLLLLIVIIGVYPNVLAMPLQTTIETMMNGLGG
- the nuoL gene encoding NADH-quinone oxidoreductase subunit L, yielding MMENAWLIPLFPFVSFVVLLVVGKQLKERSAYVGMLLTLLSLVFALGTLYERWTELTYKQAYTWLTIGDVHLTVGFEVNALNALMLVVVSLVSFLVHTYAKGYMHGDERFPVFYAYLGLFTFAMLGLVVSPNLLQTYIFWELVGLGSFLLIGFYFYKEEAKAAAKKAFIMTRIGDVGLLIGMILLFLEVKSFEYEAIFAALQQGDVSTTIMTLSAILIFIGAIGKSGQFPFHTWLPDAMEGPTPVSALIHAATMVAAGVYLVATLFPLYEASEVAMTTVAYVGGFTAIFAASIGLVQTDIKRVLAYSTVSQLGYMMLALGSAGYVAGVFHLMTHAFFKALLFLAAGSVIHAVHTQNIEQMGGLWKKMKWTAPLFLIGTLAISGFPFFSGFFSKDEILIAAWTHGHVGLFVVAVIAAFFTAFYMFRLFFLVFAGEARTANDGVHESPMVMVFPMIVLGALAVVSGYVQTPWGAFLGEWLTEGTNWHAHMEGPSWIMIVATVVSLCGIALAWLIYGKRAIARDWLSSRFPMTYNVLMNKYYIDEFYGLTVIRATSFISLLFEYIDRFLIEGVAQLFAATARGIGRIGSRLQNGQVQMYGTVTIVALAILVVIFAVTGGYL
- the nuoK gene encoding NADH-quinone oxidoreductase subunit NuoK, producing the protein MNVPLSAYLVFALLLFCIGLYGALTKRNTVIVLICIELMLNAVNVNLVAFSKYGVNPGITGQVFSLFTITVAAAEAAVGLAILIALYRNRKTIHIDEVDSMKR
- a CDS encoding NADH-quinone oxidoreductase subunit J, with amino-acid sequence MSGQYLAFFVLALIALGGGVFMLNLNKVVHMVVALVFTFVSIAGIYVLLSAEFVAAVQVLIYSGAITIIMLFGIMLTRHQDDGQSTGSPLRKAFALLGTVAFGAVMYIGIRTLDFGSEAVGLHDKNTEQIGIALYSKYVIPFELASVLLLVALIGAVILAKKDDKEAGE
- the nuoI gene encoding NADH-quinone oxidoreductase subunit NuoI, which translates into the protein MLGLMKGLAYTLKNLTKEKVTYDYPNEPLPLPDRFRGIQKFYPEKCIVCNQCANICPTDCIQLTGKKHPDPTKKGKIIDTYDINFEICILCDLCTEVCPTEAIVMTNNFELAEYSRDELFKDLTWLDENDTNVRKVNKP
- the nuoH gene encoding NADH-quinone oxidoreductase subunit NuoH, with amino-acid sequence MMEQLLQSTPSWTNVAIFFAIGVGLLLVVLGFVTYGILAERKVMGFMQGRIGPNQVGGRWGLLQTVADVLKLLLKEDTIPKAADRPLFILAPVIAFAPAFMVLAALPFTDALQFADIGVGLLYYIAVSGLTTIGVVTGAWASNNKYALLGGMRAAAQMISYEVPLVMSVIGVILLSGSLNLNDIVEAQKDVWFIVVQPIGFLVFLIAAVAELNRTPFDLPEAESELVAGFHVEYSGFRWAFFMLAEYVYFFAMAALTTVLFLGGWHPLPFLDFIPGAVWFALKFSLVVFLFIWFRITFPRVRADQLMEFGWKVLLPVALVNIFVTALVKQLFF
- a CDS encoding NADH-quinone oxidoreductase subunit D gives rise to the protein MLRTEEMLLNVGPQHPSTHGVFRLVLKIDGEIIKEATPVIGYLHRGTEKIAENLQYTQIIPYTDRMDYLSAMTNNYVICHAVETMMGIEVPERAEYLRVLAMELGRIASHLVWWGTYLLDIGAVSPFLYAFREREMIINLLNELSGARLTFNYMRVGGVKWDAPDGWIDKVKQFVPYMRKQLEGYHELVTGNEIFRNRVIGVGKYTKEEALAYSLSGVNLRCTGVKWDLRKDEPYSIYDRFDFDVPVRTEGDCFARYECRLAEIEQSLRIIEQACEQFPDDGEIMAKVPKIIKAPPGEAYVRIESPRGEIGCYIASDGKKEPYRLKFRRPSFYNLQILPKLLKGENIANLIAILGAIDIVLGEVDG
- a CDS encoding NADH-quinone oxidoreductase subunit C — translated: MDEKDLQQLKKEAAERAKQLAKERLAAKQAAEQTEPPLEGEEDLALAKKKAAAAAKAKAAALAKQKAAESGELSEEELAKKKAAAAAKAKAAALAKQKAAESGELSEEELAKKKAAAAAKAKAAALAKQKAAESGELSEEELAKKKAAAAAKAKAAAAAKAKSADVAEEKEEKPSPNQPYLDKYVKVIEEHLGKDVLENAYINRLSKDVPTLVVKKDTYFKVAEFLKYNEQLSFDYLSELHGTDFQTHMEVYVHLYSYKNRQSVALKVKIDRDQPVIDSLVPLWPGANWPECEAYDLLGIRFEGHPQLIRIFLGENWVGYPLRKDYEPYDMEG
- a CDS encoding NuoB/complex I 20 kDa subunit family protein; the encoded protein is MDVKLLNVSDQEMEEMRRNVFLTTLEQLKAWARSNSLWPLTFGLACCAIEMMGVGSSHYDLDRFGSFFRTSPRQSDVMIVSGTVTKKMAPIVRRLYDQMPEPKWVIAMGSCATAGGPYVKSYCVVKGVDQIVPVDVYIPGCPPNPAALIYGINKLKEKIRYEAKTGKKVL
- a CDS encoding NADH-quinone oxidoreductase subunit A; amino-acid sequence: MCIKSQRGGTSLNVYVNSYVVVFVFLCLGILLPIVALTAGRFLRPHAPNAAKQTTYESGLDPFHDSRVQFNIRYYIFALLFVIFDVETVFLYPWAVAFEKLGAFALIEMLIFVVMLLIGLVYAWKKKVLKWM
- a CDS encoding F0F1 ATP synthase subunit epsilon: MKTIKVSVVTPDGPVYEADVEMVSAKAQSGELGVLPGHIPMVAPLEIGAVRLKKGNATELVAVSGGFLEVRPDRVTILAQAAERAESIDVARAKAAKERAERRLQAKQDDIDHKRAELALRRAINRLNVANRNF
- the atpD gene encoding F0F1 ATP synthase subunit beta, whose translation is MAKGRVIQVMGPVVDVKFEDGHLPAIYNALKIKHKARNEKEVDIDLTLEVALHLGDDTVRTIAMSTTDGLVRGMEVIDTGAPISVPVGEVTLGRVFNVLGEPIDLGEDIPADARRDAIHRPAPKFEQLSTQVEILETGIKVVDLLAPYIKGGKIGLFGGAGVGKTVLIQELINNIAQEHGGISVFAGVGERTREGNDLYHEMKDSGVINKTAMVFGQMNEPPGARMRVALTGLTMAEYFRDEQGQDVLFFIDNIFRFTQAGSEVSALLGRMPSAVGYQPTLATEMGQLQERITSTAVGSVTSIQAIYVPADDYTDPAPATTFAHLDATTNLERKLSEMGIYPAVDPLASTSRALSPEIVGEEHYQVARKVQQTLQRYKELQDIIAILGMDELSEEDKLVVHRARRIQFFLSQNFHVAEQFTGQPGSYVPVKETVRGFKEILEGKYDHLPEDAFRLVGRIEEVIEKARKMGVEV